The following proteins come from a genomic window of Lolium rigidum isolate FL_2022 chromosome 5, APGP_CSIRO_Lrig_0.1, whole genome shotgun sequence:
- the LOC124657684 gene encoding aspartic proteinase nepenthesin-1-like: MAASLIFLLLLPLAPALVSSTPYAMMAKEARQVIKQSAMAYMEQKVQVQQGIASRSGQQMATDSSGALVFDLSIGTSPQKLSVVMDITTELVWAQCDACSSCTRLTLPTTPTFLPNNSRSFAVVGCSSQTCQRMIPGEHGCTHDDDPCGYPNDFYGWNTSGVLATDTFTFGTTPVPGVLFGCSGNIMVQDLAGASGVAGLSRGALSLVSQLNISSFTYFIAPHGDAASKSFVSWTWGGAADHQFAAGQMRTGGRRSSTPLLAAKKNQLHPNLYYVNLTGLQVDGQLLTAIPPGFFDVRPTGSGGVFLSSTLPVTYLEEAASFTYNVLRPELVRRIQSQGVAPVTTGDDVNNLCFLTRDFSGAKIPGLALVFDGANAMMELKVENYFFAVADGQLTCLTILPSIGGSILGSLLQAGRTMTYDIHGGQLTFQTAAAGAPTPGVWLMIMATLLVWVLCPENLL, translated from the exons ATGGCGGCCTCACTtatttttcttctcctccttcctctggCTCCGGCGCTGGTCTCGTCGACCCCATATGCCATGATGGCGAAAGAGGCCCGTCAGGTCATCAAGCAATCAGCTATGGCTTACATGGAACAGAAGGTGCAAGTGCAGCAGGGTATAGCGAGCCGCTCCGGCCAGCAGATGGCGACTGACAGCTCCGGCGCCTTAGTCTTCGACCTCTCCATCGGGACCTCGCCGCAGAAGCTCTCCGTGGTAATGGACATCACCACCGAACTCGTCTGGGCGCAGTGCGACGCCTGCTCCTCGTGCACAAGGCTCACGCTGCCGACGACGCCTACCTTTCTGCCCAACAACTCCCGCTCCTTCGCCGTTGTCGGCTGCTCCTCCCAGACCTGCCAGCGCATGATCCCCGGCGAACACGGCTGTACCCATGACGACGACCCCTGCGGGTACCCGAACGACTTTTACGGCTGGAACACGTCCGGCGTGCTCGCCACCGACACGTTCACCTTCGGGACCACGCCCGTCCCCGGCGTGCTGTTCGGCTGCAGCGGCAACATCATGGTACAGGACCTCGCCGGGGCCTCTGGCGTCGCCGGCCTCAGCAGGGGGGCGCTCTCCCTCGTGTCGCAGCTCAACATCTCCAGCTTCACCTACTTCATCGCTCCTCACGGCGACGCTGCGAGCAAGAGCTTCGTGAGCTGGACCTGGGGCGGCGCCGCCGACCACCAGTTCGCCGCGGGGCAGATGCGTACGGGGGGCAGACGCAGCAGCACGCCGCTTCTGGCGGCCAAGAAGAACCAGCTGCACCCCAACTTGTACTACGTCAACCTCACCGGCTTGCAGGTCGACGGCCAGCTCCTGACCGCCATCCCGCCGGGGTTCTTCGACGTACGGCCGACCGGATCCGGCGGAGTGTTCCTCAGCAGCACCCTGCCCGTCACATACCTCGAGGAGGCCGC CTCTTTCACGTACAACGTCCTGAGACCGGAGCTCGTGAGAAGGATCCAGTCACAGGGCGTGGCTCCGGTGACCACCGGCGACGACGTCAACAACCTGTGCTTCCTCACGCGTGACTTCTCCGGGGCCAAAATTCCGGGTCTCGCGCTGGTGTTCGACGGCGCCAATGCAATGATGGAGCTCAAGGTGGAGAACTACTTCTTCGCCGTCGCCGACGGGCAGCTGACGTGCCTCACCATACTGCCGTCAATCGGCGGGTCCATCCTAGGTAGCCTGCTGCAGGCGGGCAGGACCATGACCTACGACATCCACGGCGGGCAGCTGACGTTCCAGACGGCGGCGGCAGGTGCTCCAACGCCGGGGGTGTGGCTCATGATAATGGCCACTCTTCTAGTGTGGGTGCTCTGCCCAGAAAATCTCTTGTAA